The Acidobacteriaceae bacterium nucleotide sequence GTACGTTGAAGCCGAGCTCTTCCATACGTTCGATCACGGCTTCAATCTGTTCCAGACTTGCCTTGTCCTGCATGGCAACGATCATCACAAAATCCTCTTTTCTCTTCAGTGCGAGGCGGCGAACTACTTCGCAGGCCTCTGCTTGTTGCGCATCACGTCCATGATGCGCTGGTAAATGTCAGTAAGTTCAGCGGTGGTCAGCGGACCGGCGCTTGCGGTGCTTACATGCTCAAAGACTCTCTGCTCGCGTTGTGGCTCATACACAGGCGCTGCGTTGGATTGTTTGAGCTTGCCAATCTCGACGGCGCACTCTGCGCGCTTGTTCAGCAGCGCTGTGATCTGCTCGTCA carries:
- the pheA gene encoding chorismate mutase, whose amino-acid sequence is MEIADWRNKIDEIDEQITALLNKRAECAVEIGKLKQSNAAPVYEPQREQRVFEHVSTASAGPLTTAELTDIYQRIMDVMRNKQRPAK